A window of Acidiphilium acidophilum contains these coding sequences:
- a CDS encoding replication/maintenance protein RepL, with amino-acid sequence MAPKEKGYGITTAPSGTWVQVERAAMERWAKLAVSSPRASALMHVIVSQMGRHNALVTSQATLAKLADCSLRTVQYSLKTLRDGGWLEVRQIGPTGTACAYIVNDRVAWSGNRDGIRYSLFSAAVLVSDAEQPDQTELGAQPPLERIPTMHQGERQLPTGPGLDPPTQPPLVGLEPDLPARVKEPHGPPD; translated from the coding sequence ATGGCACCGAAGGAGAAAGGCTACGGGATTACCACCGCGCCCAGCGGAACCTGGGTCCAGGTCGAGCGTGCCGCGATGGAACGATGGGCAAAACTTGCGGTCTCCAGCCCACGGGCATCCGCCCTCATGCACGTGATCGTATCGCAAATGGGACGGCACAACGCCCTCGTGACTTCCCAGGCCACGCTTGCAAAATTAGCCGATTGCTCACTACGCACAGTCCAATATTCCCTCAAAACGCTACGTGATGGGGGGTGGTTAGAGGTTCGACAAATCGGCCCAACGGGTACAGCCTGCGCCTATATCGTCAACGATCGCGTAGCCTGGTCTGGCAACCGCGATGGCATCCGCTACAGCCTGTTCTCGGCGGCGGTGCTGGTCTCGGATGCCGAGCAGCCAGACCAGACCGAGCTTGGCGCACAACCACCCTTGGAGCGTATCCCCACCATGCATCAGGGCGAGCGCCAGCTACCCACTGGCCCCGGCCTCGATCCGCCTACGCAGCCCCCGCTGGTGGGATTAGAGCCTGACCTGCCAGCCCGTGTGAAAGAGCCACATGGGCCACCTGATTGA
- a CDS encoding DUF29 domain-containing protein, translating to MSTSTLYDRDFYAWANEQAGLLRDGKLTQADIEHIAEEIESMGKTEKRELVNRLAVLLTHLLKWQYQPVRRGASWEVTIRIQRRDLVRHLRDNPSLQAKLDEAISDAYGDAILAAYGETAIPKQTFPATCPWSFDQMMAEDFWPEA from the coding sequence ATGAGCACATCGACTCTCTATGACCGCGATTTCTACGCCTGGGCGAATGAACAGGCCGGGCTTCTGCGTGATGGAAAACTGACGCAGGCCGACATTGAACACATCGCCGAGGAGATCGAGAGCATGGGCAAGACCGAGAAGCGGGAACTGGTCAACCGCCTCGCAGTACTCCTCACGCATCTCTTGAAATGGCAATATCAGCCTGTCCGCCGTGGCGCGTCGTGGGAAGTGACTATCCGCATTCAGCGCCGTGATCTTGTCCGTCATCTGCGTGACAACCCAAGCCTCCAAGCCAAGCTCGACGAAGCCATCAGCGATGCCTATGGCGATGCGATCCTCGCGGCATACGGTGAAACGGCCATACCTAAGCAAACCTTCCCCGCCACCTGCCCCTGGTCATTCGACCAAATGATGGCAGAAGACTTCTGGCCGGAAGCCTAA